The proteins below come from a single Streptomyces tubercidicus genomic window:
- the trpD gene encoding anthranilate phosphoribosyltransferase, whose protein sequence is MNVVTPVGGDSVAAHTWPELLNALLAGRDLSADDTAWAMDKIMRGEAGDAQIAGFAVALRAKGETVAEISGLVRTMYAHARLIEVPGPSVDIVGTGGDGAKTVNISTMSSIVVAGTGAKVVKHGNRAASSASGASDVLEKLGVNLDLTPQRVVEVAREAGITFCFAVKFHPALRHVANARGQLGIRTTFNVLGPLTNPAKVRAQATGVADARMAPILAGVLAERGSSALVFRGDDGLDELTTTATSRVWIVRDGTVREEPFDPRDVGIPLVPVEALRGADASYNADVARRLLDGETGPVRDAVLLNSAAALVALEPSDAPLTEQIRAAMERAAAAIDSGAAKLALERWVAASNT, encoded by the coding sequence ATGAACGTTGTGACCCCGGTTGGCGGCGACAGCGTGGCGGCCCACACCTGGCCGGAGCTCCTCAACGCCCTGCTCGCCGGACGTGACCTCAGCGCGGACGACACCGCCTGGGCGATGGACAAGATCATGCGGGGCGAGGCCGGCGACGCCCAGATCGCCGGGTTCGCGGTGGCCCTGCGCGCCAAGGGCGAGACCGTCGCCGAGATCTCCGGCCTGGTGCGCACCATGTACGCGCACGCCCGGCTGATCGAGGTGCCCGGACCCAGCGTCGACATCGTCGGCACCGGCGGCGACGGCGCCAAGACCGTCAATATCTCCACCATGTCCTCGATCGTGGTCGCCGGCACCGGCGCCAAGGTCGTCAAGCACGGCAACCGCGCCGCGTCCTCGGCCAGCGGCGCCTCCGACGTGCTGGAGAAGCTCGGGGTCAACCTCGACCTCACCCCGCAGCGGGTCGTCGAGGTCGCCCGGGAAGCGGGCATCACCTTCTGCTTCGCGGTGAAGTTCCACCCCGCGCTGCGGCACGTCGCGAACGCGCGGGGCCAGCTCGGCATCCGTACGACCTTCAATGTGCTGGGGCCGCTGACCAACCCCGCGAAGGTCCGCGCCCAGGCGACCGGTGTCGCGGACGCCCGGATGGCCCCGATCCTGGCCGGGGTGCTCGCCGAGCGCGGCTCCTCGGCGCTGGTGTTCCGCGGCGACGACGGCCTGGACGAGCTGACCACGACCGCGACCTCCCGGGTGTGGATCGTCCGGGACGGCACGGTGCGCGAGGAGCCTTTCGACCCCCGGGACGTGGGCATCCCCCTGGTGCCCGTGGAGGCGCTGCGCGGCGCGGACGCCTCGTACAACGCGGATGTGGCCCGCCGGCTGCTGGACGGCGAGACCGGGCCGGTGCGCGACGCGGTACTGCTGAACTCCGCGGCGGCGCTGGTCGCACTGGAGCCGAGCGACGCCCCGCTGACCGAGCAGATCCGGGCCGCCATGGAGCGGGCCGCCGCCGCCATCGACTCCGGGGCGGCCAAGCTGGCACTGGAGCGCTGGGTGGCCGCCAGCAACACCTGA
- a CDS encoding aminotransferase class V-fold PLP-dependent enzyme, with product MSASAVAADRSVCAPLPVLGRDVRVPLVTGGEVDYAALDYAASAPALQRVWDDVAAYAPYYGSVHRGAGYLSQLSTDLFENSRRTVAEFLGCRIEGGPGEARSSKGGGGRREGDQVVFTRSTTDSLNLLASVLPQGTRVFVFETEHHASLLPWEQRTDVTVTYLNAPRTPQQAVDTLEKALAAREPYGPALVCVTGASNVTGELWPVRELAAAAHAHGARIVLDAAQLVPHHPVDLGELDVDWVAFSGHKLYAPFGAGVLAGRADWLKDAAPYLAGGGASRKVSRRTDGGVDVEWHTTAARHEAGSPNVIGVYAIASACRALTEAGFDGLVAREQELITRLRTGLAEVPEVTVLSLFGDDAARVGVLSFVVDGWNSSHFAAALSAEYGIGVRDGLFCAHPLVRTLLGTAPQDPGECGAPDAAPGEKSLNAIRVSVGVGTPDEHVDRFLRAVKELVTNGARWNYQTEDGRCVPARSAD from the coding sequence ATGTCTGCCTCCGCCGTTGCCGCCGACCGCTCCGTCTGTGCCCCGCTGCCGGTTCTCGGCCGGGATGTCCGCGTCCCGCTCGTGACCGGCGGCGAGGTCGACTACGCCGCGCTGGACTACGCCGCCAGCGCCCCCGCGCTCCAGCGGGTCTGGGACGATGTGGCCGCCTACGCCCCGTACTACGGCAGCGTGCACCGCGGCGCCGGATACCTCTCGCAGCTCTCCACCGACCTCTTCGAGAACAGCCGCCGCACCGTCGCAGAGTTCCTCGGCTGCCGCATCGAAGGGGGCCCGGGCGAAGCCCGGTCCAGCAAGGGCGGTGGCGGGCGACGGGAGGGCGACCAGGTCGTCTTCACTCGCTCCACCACCGACTCGCTGAACCTGCTCGCCTCCGTACTCCCGCAGGGCACCCGGGTGTTCGTCTTCGAGACCGAACACCACGCCTCGCTGCTGCCGTGGGAGCAGCGCACGGACGTCACGGTGACCTACCTCAACGCCCCGCGCACCCCGCAGCAGGCGGTCGACACCCTGGAGAAGGCGCTGGCCGCCCGCGAGCCCTACGGCCCGGCGCTGGTCTGTGTGACCGGTGCGTCGAATGTGACCGGTGAGCTGTGGCCGGTGCGGGAGCTGGCGGCCGCCGCGCATGCGCACGGCGCCCGGATCGTGCTGGACGCCGCGCAGCTCGTCCCGCACCACCCGGTGGACCTCGGCGAACTGGACGTCGACTGGGTCGCCTTCTCCGGCCACAAGCTCTACGCGCCGTTCGGCGCCGGGGTGCTGGCCGGCCGCGCGGACTGGTTGAAGGACGCCGCACCGTACCTGGCGGGCGGCGGCGCCAGCCGCAAGGTCTCCCGGCGCACGGACGGCGGGGTGGACGTCGAGTGGCACACCACCGCGGCCCGGCACGAGGCCGGTTCCCCCAACGTCATCGGCGTCTACGCCATCGCCTCGGCCTGCCGCGCACTCACCGAGGCCGGCTTCGACGGCCTGGTCGCCCGCGAACAGGAGCTGATCACCCGCCTCCGCACCGGCCTGGCCGAGGTGCCCGAGGTCACCGTGCTCTCCCTCTTCGGCGACGACGCCGCCCGGGTCGGCGTCCTCTCCTTCGTCGTCGACGGCTGGAACAGCTCCCACTTCGCGGCCGCCCTGTCGGCTGAGTACGGCATCGGCGTCCGCGACGGCCTCTTCTGCGCCCACCCCCTGGTCCGCACCCTCCTGGGCACCGCCCCCCAGGACCCCGGCGAGTGCGGCGCCCCCGACGCGGCCCCCGGCGAGAAGTCCCTCAACGCCATCCGCGTCAGCGTGGGCGTTGGCACGCCGGATGAGCACGTCGACCGCTTCCTCCGCGCGGTCAAGGAACTGGTGACCAACGGCGCCCGCTGGAACTACCAGACAGAGGACGGCCGTTGCGTCCCCGCGCGGAGCGCGGACTAA
- a CDS encoding Lrp/AsnC family transcriptional regulator: MITSIVLIKTNVDQIPEIAEKIAALDGVSEVYSVTGAHDLIAMVRVAAHDDLADVIPGRISKIPGVASTETHIAFRTYSQHDLEAAFAIGLEA; encoded by the coding sequence GTGATCACGTCGATCGTGCTCATCAAGACCAACGTGGACCAGATCCCGGAGATCGCCGAGAAGATCGCCGCGCTGGACGGCGTCAGCGAGGTCTACTCGGTCACCGGCGCCCACGACCTGATCGCCATGGTCCGGGTCGCCGCCCACGATGACCTCGCGGACGTCATCCCCGGCCGCATCAGCAAAATCCCCGGCGTGGCCTCGACGGAGACGCATATTGCGTTCCGCACGTATTCCCAGCATGACCTTGAGGCGGCCTTTGCGATCGGGCTCGAAGCGTAG
- a CDS encoding rhomboid family intramembrane serine protease, whose translation MTNVLIGLCCAVFVLGPASGLNRIYGTGGALLKAQTAYFERWGVIPLDLWSGSLRALITPLTALFVHASWLHLLGNVLFLYVFGAMAEARMGRLPFTAFYLIIGYLALLGYAAAHADSGQTLVGASGSISGVLGAFLYLFPTARVTSLFPFLFFLPLRFPAWLVLLFWFVLQWQAAQDDPRGPGVAYLAHVIGFALGFLYAWARYRRDSVGATRANDRATEEESQP comes from the coding sequence ATGACGAATGTGCTGATCGGCCTGTGCTGTGCGGTCTTCGTGCTCGGCCCCGCCTCCGGCCTGAACCGGATATACGGCACCGGCGGCGCCCTGCTGAAGGCCCAGACCGCCTATTTCGAGCGGTGGGGGGTGATCCCGCTGGATCTGTGGAGCGGCTCGTTACGGGCCCTGATCACCCCGCTCACCGCGCTGTTCGTGCACGCCAGCTGGCTGCACCTGCTCGGCAACGTGCTGTTCCTGTACGTCTTCGGCGCGATGGCCGAGGCGCGCATGGGCCGGCTGCCGTTCACCGCCTTTTACCTCATCATCGGCTACCTGGCGCTGCTCGGCTACGCGGCCGCGCACGCCGACTCGGGCCAGACGCTGGTAGGCGCCTCCGGCTCGATCTCCGGCGTACTGGGCGCCTTCCTCTACCTGTTTCCCACGGCCCGGGTCACCAGCCTCTTCCCGTTCCTCTTCTTCCTGCCGCTGCGCTTCCCCGCCTGGCTCGTGCTGCTGTTCTGGTTCGTCCTCCAGTGGCAGGCCGCCCAAGACGACCCCCGCGGCCCCGGCGTCGCCTACCTCGCCCATGTCATCGGCTTCGCCCTCGGCTTCCTGTACGCCTGGGCCCGCTACCGGAGGGATAGTGTGGGGGCCACCAGGGCGAACGACCGGGCGACCGAGGAAGAGAGCCAGCCGTGA
- a CDS encoding NYN domain-containing protein has translation MVDRPEGEPGAQRDDVPEGAADEVLDRPLPEGVRRRVVALTAESFGALTVAELPPPLRQYARFTPTRRAKFAGNAMAAALESDAVFRQRIAGKLHEAQPELASALEHGHPPAAADPLDVAAAAYVLRPEGWVKLVTAAGEEAQRARAERAGEEAERELARLREELAQARGEARTEADRIRVDLDAARKENESLRRKLRSALSDVKRGEAAVRKAEAALAEERDRAATEKAAGDSEARRLKGRIAEAEAALEASRRSAREGRSVEDMRLRLLLDTVLDAAQGLRRELALPPANVHPADTVEAVAPGRMTPKDIATRALSEMDPALLDQLLALPQAHLVVDGYNVTKTGYPTMPLEKQRLRLLGGLAVLAAQTGAEMTCVFDGAELAAPVLLAPPRGVRVLFSKPGVTADELIRQLVRAEPPGRPVVVVSTDREVADGVAKAGARPVASALLLKRLART, from the coding sequence GTGGTGGACCGTCCAGAAGGGGAGCCGGGGGCCCAGCGTGACGACGTACCCGAGGGTGCGGCGGACGAGGTGCTCGACCGACCGCTGCCCGAGGGCGTACGGCGCCGGGTCGTGGCGCTCACCGCGGAGTCGTTCGGCGCGCTGACGGTCGCCGAACTCCCGCCCCCGCTGCGGCAGTACGCCCGGTTCACCCCGACCCGCCGGGCAAAGTTCGCCGGAAACGCGATGGCCGCGGCGCTGGAGAGCGACGCGGTCTTCCGGCAGCGGATCGCGGGCAAGCTGCACGAGGCACAGCCGGAGCTGGCCTCGGCGCTGGAGCACGGGCATCCGCCCGCGGCCGCCGATCCGCTGGATGTCGCGGCGGCGGCCTATGTGCTGCGCCCGGAGGGCTGGGTCAAGCTCGTCACGGCGGCCGGCGAGGAGGCCCAGCGGGCGCGTGCGGAGCGGGCCGGTGAGGAGGCCGAGCGGGAGCTGGCCCGGCTGCGTGAGGAGCTGGCGCAGGCGCGGGGCGAGGCCCGTACGGAGGCCGACCGGATCCGGGTGGACCTGGACGCCGCGCGCAAGGAGAACGAGTCGCTGCGGCGCAAGCTGCGCAGTGCGCTGAGCGACGTCAAGCGCGGGGAGGCCGCGGTCCGCAAGGCCGAGGCGGCGCTGGCGGAGGAGCGGGACCGGGCGGCCACCGAGAAGGCCGCGGGGGACAGTGAGGCGCGCCGGCTCAAGGGCCGGATCGCCGAGGCCGAGGCGGCGCTGGAGGCCAGCCGGCGGTCCGCCCGCGAGGGCCGCAGCGTCGAGGACATGCGGCTGCGGCTGCTGCTGGACACGGTCCTGGACGCGGCGCAGGGGCTGCGCCGCGAACTGGCCCTGCCGCCCGCGAATGTCCACCCGGCGGACACCGTCGAGGCGGTCGCGCCGGGGCGGATGACGCCCAAGGACATCGCGACCCGGGCGCTGTCGGAGATGGATCCGGCGCTGCTCGATCAGCTTCTCGCCCTGCCGCAGGCGCATTTGGTGGTGGATGGCTACAACGTCACCAAAACCGGCTATCCGACCATGCCGCTCGAAAAGCAGCGGCTGCGGCTGCTGGGCGGTCTCGCGGTGCTGGCGGCGCAGACCGGCGCGGAGATGACCTGTGTCTTCGACGGGGCGGAGTTGGCGGCGCCGGTGCTGCTCGCGCCGCCGCGCGGGGTCCGGGTGCTGTTCAGCAAACCGGGCGTAACGGCCGATGAGTTGATTCGTCAGCTGGTAAGGGCCGAACCGCCCGGCCGTCCGGTCGTCGTGGTCTCCACGGACCGGGAAGTGGCCGACGGTGTGGCGAAGGCCGGGGCGCGCCCGGTCGCATCGGCGCTGCTCCTCAAGCGACTTGCCCGGACCTGA
- a CDS encoding NlpC/P60 family protein, which translates to MASHRRPKQPSRTRVTVLTATAAAAVALSSQAAQADPHQSKKDVKSEVDKLYGEAEQATEKYNGVKEQQEKLQKEVDDLQDKVARGQGELNQLRKGLGAVASGQYRSGSIDPSVQLFLSGDPDSYLEKAATLDQLSGKQADQLKTIADKQRRLAQERAEAAGKIEDLSETRKALGDKKDEIKGKLGKAQDLLNTLTAKERAAMQAEENRADRSNERVNLGDDVPASQRGAAALQAAQGKIGSPYVWGATGPSSFDCSGLTSWAYQQAGQSLPRTSQAQANAGTRISSQSALKPGDLVLFYGDLHHIGLYAGNGQVLHAPKPGASVRYEPIGNMPFAFGVRV; encoded by the coding sequence GTGGCGTCCCACCGTCGACCCAAGCAGCCGAGCCGTACCCGCGTGACCGTGCTCACCGCCACCGCCGCGGCCGCCGTGGCTCTCTCGTCCCAGGCCGCCCAGGCCGATCCCCACCAGTCGAAGAAGGACGTCAAGTCCGAGGTCGACAAGCTCTACGGGGAGGCCGAGCAGGCCACCGAGAAGTACAACGGCGTCAAGGAGCAGCAGGAGAAGCTCCAGAAGGAGGTCGACGACCTCCAGGACAAGGTGGCCCGCGGCCAGGGTGAGCTCAACCAGCTCCGCAAGGGCCTCGGCGCCGTCGCCTCCGGCCAGTACCGCAGCGGCAGCATCGACCCCTCGGTCCAGCTGTTCCTCTCCGGCGACCCGGACAGCTACCTCGAAAAGGCCGCCACGCTCGACCAGTTGAGCGGCAAGCAGGCCGACCAGCTGAAGACCATCGCGGACAAGCAGCGCCGGCTCGCCCAGGAGCGCGCGGAGGCCGCGGGCAAGATCGAGGACCTCTCCGAGACCCGTAAGGCGCTCGGTGACAAGAAGGACGAGATCAAGGGCAAGCTCGGCAAGGCGCAGGACCTGCTGAACACCCTGACGGCCAAGGAGCGGGCGGCCATGCAGGCCGAGGAGAACCGCGCCGACCGCAGCAATGAGCGGGTCAACCTCGGCGATGACGTACCGGCTTCGCAGCGCGGTGCGGCCGCCCTGCAGGCCGCCCAGGGGAAGATAGGGTCGCCGTACGTCTGGGGCGCCACCGGCCCGTCGTCCTTCGACTGCTCGGGTCTGACCTCCTGGGCGTACCAGCAGGCCGGCCAGTCGCTGCCGCGCACCTCGCAGGCGCAGGCCAACGCCGGTACCCGCATCAGCTCGCAGAGCGCCCTCAAGCCCGGCGACCTGGTGCTCTTCTACGGCGACCTGCACCACATCGGCCTCTACGCGGGCAACGGCCAGGTGCTGCACGCGCCGAAGCCGGGCGCCTCGGTGCGCTACGAGCCGATCGGCAATATGCCGTTCGCGTTCGGTGTGCGGGTCTGA
- a CDS encoding NlpC/P60 family protein — MVSHRRTSQHAQTTLTGITVVSAALATAAAALSAPPAAADPAGHPSAGREAAAARVDSLYVEAERATEKYNGAQARTKELRHEVAALQDHTARAQERVNRMRGRLGALAAAQYRSGGIDPTVRLMLSERPDTYLEKAAALDRLGHSQAEELHGLRTAQRRLEQQRSETARKLTELEAGRRAVARHKRDVQRKLATARRLLNALPKRDRAAYDRASRSDGHREAAPDLRGAVPDSGRAAAAVAAVRAAVGRPYAWGSSGPSSFDCSGLTQWAYGRAGVSLPRTSQAQRGAGRTVPPGRMRPGDLVIYRSDASHVGMYVGNGQVVHAPHPGARVRYDPVGMMPISSVTRP, encoded by the coding sequence GTGGTGTCCCACCGCCGTACCTCACAGCACGCCCAGACCACCCTCACCGGGATCACCGTGGTGTCGGCCGCCCTGGCGACCGCGGCCGCCGCCCTGTCGGCGCCACCGGCCGCCGCCGACCCCGCGGGCCACCCGTCCGCCGGCCGGGAGGCGGCGGCCGCACGGGTCGACAGCCTCTACGTAGAGGCCGAGCGGGCCACCGAGAAGTACAACGGCGCGCAGGCCCGGACCAAGGAGCTGCGGCACGAGGTGGCCGCCCTCCAGGACCACACCGCCCGCGCCCAGGAGCGGGTCAACCGGATGCGCGGCCGGCTGGGCGCACTGGCCGCCGCCCAGTACCGGTCCGGCGGGATCGACCCCACGGTCCGGCTGATGCTCTCCGAACGGCCCGACACCTACCTGGAGAAGGCCGCCGCGCTCGACCGGCTCGGCCACAGTCAGGCCGAGGAGCTGCACGGCCTTAGGACGGCCCAGCGCCGCCTGGAGCAGCAGCGCAGCGAGACCGCCAGGAAGCTCACGGAGCTGGAGGCCGGCCGCCGGGCCGTCGCCCGCCACAAGAGGGACGTACAGCGCAAGCTGGCCACCGCGCGGCGGCTGCTGAACGCGCTCCCCAAACGCGACCGGGCGGCCTACGACCGGGCCTCCCGGAGCGACGGGCACCGCGAGGCGGCCCCGGACCTGCGTGGCGCCGTGCCGGACTCCGGGCGGGCCGCGGCCGCCGTCGCCGCGGTGCGCGCCGCGGTCGGCCGCCCGTACGCCTGGGGGAGCAGCGGCCCCTCGTCCTTCGACTGCTCCGGACTCACCCAATGGGCCTACGGCCGGGCCGGAGTCTCCCTGCCGCGTACCTCCCAGGCCCAGCGGGGCGCCGGCCGGACGGTGCCGCCCGGCCGGATGCGCCCCGGTGACCTGGTCATCTACCGTTCGGACGCCAGTCATGTCGGGATGTACGTCGGCAACGGCCAAGTGGTGCACGCGCCCCACCCCGGCGCCCGGGTCCGCTACGACCCGGTCGGGATGATGCCGATCTCGTCCGTCACCAGGCCCTGA
- a CDS encoding glycosyltransferase family 87 protein — translation MSSISGVRGAGLPVAVWAVTRAVVLLCVLRVLVLPGPDVTSDVSVIYQGWFDVLKTGTFPLHDVTWQYPPAAALAILSPGLLPFLDYAAAFYTLVLVADAVTLALLLRAGRRAGHRPAGAWVWIAGVALLGPTAYARYDLMVTAVAVAALFAAVRRPRVAGALIAFGALLKVWPALLLTGAGLRGRRARALWWTAAGTAAGLTLFFVAAAPGGLAFLTFQRDRGTEVESLGALVFHVARHFGWDGQVLLNYGSLEFLGPGVPFVSTVALTLSLAAVGWLFLWRVRARELRPATLCEAAFAATLLFTTTSRVISPQYMLWLVGLGAVCVTVRAARQTLPVVLVLLATGVTLLEFPIGFADVVASHPWGVALLAVRNGLLVTASLLACRRLWISTRGEARGEARDEARGDAPTGTAAGVVRARRAADGTAPAPPELTGTAPLPRTDGAQPTP, via the coding sequence ATGAGCAGCATCAGCGGAGTGCGCGGAGCGGGGCTCCCGGTCGCGGTCTGGGCCGTGACCCGGGCGGTGGTCCTGCTGTGCGTGCTGAGAGTGCTGGTGCTGCCGGGGCCGGATGTCACCAGCGATGTCTCGGTGATCTACCAGGGCTGGTTCGACGTCCTGAAGACCGGCACCTTCCCGCTGCACGATGTGACCTGGCAGTACCCGCCGGCCGCGGCGCTGGCGATCCTCTCCCCCGGCCTGCTGCCGTTCCTGGACTACGCCGCGGCGTTCTACACCCTGGTCCTGGTCGCGGACGCGGTGACGCTGGCGCTCCTTCTGCGGGCCGGCCGCCGCGCCGGTCACCGGCCGGCCGGCGCCTGGGTGTGGATCGCGGGGGTGGCGCTGCTGGGCCCGACGGCCTACGCCCGCTACGACCTGATGGTCACCGCCGTCGCCGTCGCCGCGCTGTTCGCGGCCGTCCGGCGGCCGCGGGTGGCGGGCGCGCTGATCGCCTTCGGGGCGCTGCTGAAGGTCTGGCCCGCGCTGCTGCTGACCGGGGCGGGACTGCGCGGCCGCCGGGCCCGCGCCCTGTGGTGGACCGCGGCCGGCACCGCGGCCGGGCTGACCCTGTTCTTCGTGGCCGCCGCACCGGGCGGGCTGGCGTTCCTCACCTTCCAGCGCGACCGCGGTACGGAGGTCGAATCGCTCGGCGCGCTGGTCTTCCATGTCGCCCGCCACTTCGGGTGGGACGGACAGGTGCTGCTGAACTACGGCTCGCTGGAGTTCCTCGGTCCGGGTGTCCCGTTCGTCAGCACCGTGGCGCTCACCCTGTCGCTGGCCGCCGTGGGCTGGCTGTTCCTGTGGCGGGTACGGGCCCGGGAGCTGCGCCCCGCGACGCTGTGCGAGGCCGCCTTCGCCGCCACCCTGCTGTTCACCACCACCAGCCGGGTGATCAGCCCGCAGTACATGCTGTGGCTGGTGGGGCTCGGCGCAGTGTGTGTGACCGTACGGGCCGCCCGGCAGACCCTGCCGGTGGTGCTGGTCCTGCTCGCCACCGGGGTCACCCTGCTGGAGTTCCCCATCGGCTTCGCGGATGTCGTCGCGAGCCACCCGTGGGGCGTCGCGCTGCTGGCCGTGCGCAACGGGCTGCTGGTCACCGCGTCGCTGCTGGCCTGCCGCCGGCTGTGGATCTCGACGCGGGGCGAGGCGCGGGGCGAGGCACGGGACGAGGCGCGCGGCGACGCGCCGACCGGGACCGCCGCCGGTGTGGTGCGCGCCCGCCGTGCGGCCGACGGGACCGCCCCCGCTCCCCCGGAGCTCACCGGCACCGCCCCGCTGCCACGGACGGACGGGGCGCAGCCGACGCCGTAG
- a CDS encoding glycosyltransferase family 4 protein, with amino-acid sequence MHKTLIVTNDFPPRPGGIQAFLHSMALRLDPTQVVVYASTWKRGAEGRAATAAFDAEQPFPVIRDRTTMLLPTPRVTRRATGLLREHGCSSVWFGAAAPLGLMAPALRSAGARRIVATTHGHEAGWAQLPAARQLLRRIGTGTDTLTYLGEYTRSRIAGALTPEAAARMVQLPPGVDEKTFHPGSGGDAVRARLGLTGRPVVVCVSRLVPRKGQDTLIEAMPAILAAVPDAVLLIVGGGPYEKELHALAAEKGVAHAVRFTGAVPWEELPAHYGAGDVFAMPCRTRRGGLDVEGLGIVYLEASATGLPVVAGDSGGAPDAVLEGETGWVVPGGSPAPTADRVIALLRDPALRRSMGERGRAWVEQKWRWDLLAERLKELL; translated from the coding sequence GTGCACAAGACCTTGATCGTCACGAACGACTTCCCGCCCCGGCCCGGCGGCATCCAGGCGTTCCTGCACAGCATGGCGCTGCGCCTGGACCCCACCCAGGTCGTCGTCTACGCCTCGACCTGGAAGCGCGGCGCGGAAGGGCGCGCGGCCACCGCCGCCTTCGACGCCGAGCAGCCGTTCCCGGTGATCCGGGACCGTACGACGATGCTGCTGCCGACCCCGCGGGTGACCCGGCGGGCCACCGGGCTGCTGCGCGAACACGGCTGCTCCTCGGTCTGGTTCGGGGCGGCGGCGCCGCTCGGGCTGATGGCGCCCGCGCTCCGTTCGGCCGGCGCCCGCCGCATCGTGGCGACCACACACGGCCACGAGGCGGGCTGGGCGCAGCTGCCGGCCGCCCGCCAGCTGCTGCGCCGGATCGGTACGGGGACGGACACGCTCACCTACCTCGGCGAGTACACCCGCTCGCGGATCGCCGGTGCGCTCACCCCGGAGGCCGCCGCGCGGATGGTCCAACTCCCGCCCGGGGTCGACGAGAAGACCTTCCACCCCGGTTCGGGCGGCGACGCCGTACGGGCCCGGCTCGGGCTCACCGGGCGGCCGGTGGTGGTGTGTGTCTCGCGGCTGGTCCCGCGCAAGGGCCAGGACACCCTGATCGAGGCGATGCCGGCGATCCTGGCCGCGGTGCCCGACGCGGTGCTGCTGATCGTCGGCGGCGGTCCGTACGAGAAGGAGCTGCACGCGCTGGCCGCGGAGAAGGGCGTCGCGCACGCGGTGCGCTTCACCGGCGCGGTCCCGTGGGAAGAGCTGCCGGCTCACTACGGCGCCGGTGATGTCTTCGCGATGCCGTGCCGCACCCGCCGCGGCGGCCTGGACGTCGAGGGCCTCGGCATCGTCTACCTGGAGGCGTCCGCCACCGGCCTGCCCGTAGTGGCGGGCGACTCGGGCGGCGCCCCCGACGCCGTACTGGAGGGCGAGACGGGCTGGGTCGTCCCCGGCGGGTCCCCGGCCCCCACCGCCGACCGCGTCATCGCCCTGCTGCGGGACCCCGCGCTGCGCCGCTCGATGGGCGAACGCGGCCGCGCCTGGGTGGAGCAGAAGTGGCGCTGGGACCTGCTGGCGGAACGGCTGAAGGAACTGCTGTAG